The following proteins come from a genomic window of Vibrio vulnificus NBRC 15645 = ATCC 27562:
- a CDS encoding OmpA family protein: MRLNLLACAVLPVLPVLLAACAQMPDTTMTRHQIDDLRDSDKDGVINQRDICADTPLGAEVDSKGCTRWTIYQKVDIKTVYFNFDDAHIHLDQSSEFDELLALLNQGTEAKVILVGDTSPEGSDEYNQVLAKKRTSVLKEALIENGIAPERISEQEFTQVTALTEKLKDRKRRTIAVITQPDMKTEAKWTIYTSEQESSNLKRTVRQ; encoded by the coding sequence ATGAGACTGAATTTATTAGCCTGCGCAGTGTTGCCTGTGTTGCCTGTGTTGCTTGCGGCTTGCGCACAAATGCCGGACACCACCATGACTCGACATCAAATCGATGATCTGCGCGATAGCGATAAAGATGGGGTGATCAACCAGCGTGACATTTGTGCGGACACGCCATTGGGGGCAGAAGTGGACAGCAAAGGTTGTACTCGTTGGACAATTTATCAAAAAGTGGACATCAAAACCGTTTACTTCAATTTTGACGATGCCCATATTCATCTCGATCAGTCGAGCGAGTTTGATGAGTTGCTGGCACTTTTAAATCAAGGCACAGAAGCAAAAGTCATTCTGGTTGGCGACACAAGCCCAGAAGGCAGCGATGAGTACAACCAAGTGTTAGCGAAAAAGCGCACCTCGGTGTTAAAAGAGGCGTTAATCGAAAACGGCATTGCACCAGAGCGTATTTCTGAGCAGGAATTTACCCAAGTGACCGCGTTGACGGAGAAACTCAAAGACCGAAAACGCCGCACCATCGCGGTGATCACCCAGCCAGATATGAAAACCGAAGCGAAATGGACGATTTACACCTCAGAGCAAGAATCGTCCAATCTCAAACGCACTGTTCGTCAATAA
- a CDS encoding GNAT family N-acetyltransferase, producing the protein MNHVTHDEKNALFQVHLEGGYYATVRYQLHDDVMSITSTRVPEELRGGGYGKLMMEAVLPIIEAQGYKIVPVCSYVKHYLERHSEWHHLKA; encoded by the coding sequence GTGAATCATGTCACTCATGACGAGAAAAATGCGCTTTTTCAAGTCCATTTAGAGGGGGGGTACTACGCAACGGTTCGTTATCAGCTACACGATGATGTAATGTCCATCACTTCCACTCGTGTTCCAGAAGAGCTGCGAGGTGGAGGGTATGGTAAATTGATGATGGAGGCCGTATTGCCCATTATCGAAGCACAAGGCTACAAGATCGTCCCAGTTTGTAGCTATGTTAAACATTATTTAGAACGACACTCTGAGTGGCATCATCTGAAAGCATGA
- a CDS encoding GNAT family N-acetyltransferase, which yields MEITIRPTSIEDAEALVELYSQPKAQRETLQLPKPSVAMWKERLASIPAGVYSYVALVDGKVVGNIGFQHSQRPRTAHCASFGIGVHDDFHGLGIGSKLIETVTELADNWLNVRRIQIEVNVDNEKAISLYKKHGFVIEGEAVDSSFREGRFINTYYMARINPNTQ from the coding sequence ATGGAGATTACTATTCGCCCAACGTCAATTGAGGACGCCGAAGCACTCGTTGAGCTTTATTCTCAACCTAAGGCGCAACGTGAGACCCTGCAGCTCCCAAAACCGTCGGTGGCGATGTGGAAAGAAAGGCTAGCGAGCATACCGGCGGGTGTGTACAGCTATGTAGCACTCGTTGATGGAAAAGTGGTTGGCAATATTGGATTTCAGCACTCACAAAGGCCAAGAACCGCGCACTGCGCTTCATTTGGCATTGGCGTACACGATGATTTTCACGGCTTAGGCATTGGCAGCAAGTTGATCGAAACCGTCACGGAACTGGCTGACAACTGGCTCAATGTGAGAAGAATTCAGATCGAAGTGAATGTCGATAACGAAAAGGCGATTTCTCTTTATAAAAAGCATGGCTTTGTGATTGAAGGTGAAGCCGTCGATTCCTCGTTTCGCGAAGGGCGATTTATTAACACCTACTATATGGCAAGAATCAACCCAAATACTCAGTAG
- a CDS encoding mechanosensitive ion channel family protein encodes MNDWLIELQRALFSNHKDWFGSVLFITGCSAIAWIVWRVIASRLHQLAEKTRLHWDDLLLEAFRAPISTFIWLWPGTISLGIIVQSQTGQSLAWLGTAKLIMVISLLVWIVMRFVNHAEEYVLAAQSYDETTVQATAKVARLFILTIGALTMMQVFGVSLSGLLTFGGVGGLIVGLAAKDLLSNFFGGLMIYFDRPFKVGDWVRSPDRQIEGTVERIGWRMTIIRTFDKRPLYVPNSVFSNIVVENPSRMLNRRIYETIGVRYDDCNKLPQIIEQVREMLKHHPDIDTDQTLIVNFNSFGSSSLNFFVYTFTKTVNWVEYHGVKQDVLLKVMEIVQKNGADIAFPTQTLKFDPVQAGLVESNRSQSE; translated from the coding sequence ATGAATGATTGGTTAATTGAGCTGCAACGAGCACTCTTTAGTAATCACAAGGATTGGTTCGGCAGCGTCCTGTTTATCACAGGTTGCAGCGCCATCGCATGGATCGTCTGGCGCGTCATCGCATCACGCTTGCATCAGTTGGCAGAGAAAACCCGACTTCACTGGGACGATCTTCTACTAGAAGCTTTTAGAGCCCCTATCAGCACTTTTATCTGGCTATGGCCAGGAACCATCTCCCTTGGCATTATCGTCCAAAGCCAAACCGGACAAAGCTTAGCTTGGCTTGGCACCGCGAAGCTCATCATGGTGATTTCACTGCTGGTTTGGATCGTCATGCGCTTTGTCAATCATGCAGAAGAGTATGTTTTAGCAGCTCAAAGCTACGATGAAACCACAGTGCAGGCCACTGCGAAGGTGGCGAGGTTATTTATTCTCACCATCGGCGCGCTGACCATGATGCAGGTGTTTGGTGTGAGCTTATCTGGTTTGTTAACCTTCGGTGGTGTGGGTGGCTTGATCGTCGGTTTAGCGGCCAAAGACCTTCTTTCAAACTTCTTTGGTGGTTTAATGATCTACTTTGACCGTCCATTCAAAGTTGGGGATTGGGTACGATCTCCGGATCGCCAAATTGAAGGCACCGTCGAGCGCATAGGTTGGCGAATGACCATTATTCGCACCTTTGATAAACGCCCTTTGTATGTACCCAATTCGGTGTTTAGCAATATTGTGGTGGAAAACCCTTCGCGCATGCTCAATCGTCGTATTTACGAAACCATTGGTGTGCGTTATGACGATTGCAATAAGCTACCTCAAATCATTGAGCAAGTGCGCGAGATGCTGAAACATCACCCCGATATCGATACCGATCAGACCTTGATCGTGAACTTTAACAGCTTTGGTTCTTCGTCACTTAACTTCTTCGTCTACACCTTCACCAAAACGGTGAACTGGGTTGAGTACCATGGAGTCAAGCAAGATGTACTGCTTAAAGTGATGGAGATTGTTCAAAAAAATGGGGCGGATATTGCATTCCCGACTCAAACATTGAAGTTTGACCCCGTTCAAGCTGGACTGGTGGAATCCAACCGCTCTCAATCGGAGTAA
- a CDS encoding methyl-accepting chemotaxis protein → MQFSLKNLSVRTQVLVPVMLTALALLVSLWITKDKLQAEQDVITHNTNSLVFYKDTLAKIDDAVYPLRISAVYAIYDANRRDAFLAQLKQGAKEINLDLDQMAKQGDFRTEAAEVRKAINNYIDYSTSAVSFFGRHDQGTVSAAEYNRFIADYRKVGDDMVSAINAMSQKVNRVASETMAKSNRDNVHVQNMATITVLGVLALSLLVAWFLSGMIVTPVIKLQAVMRELSQGNLSVRADVDGDNEIAHLSKDVNTTASQLHSTVEHLIRISEEVASASTELAAVMTQSEANAQQELAEIEQVASAVNELASTANNVSDNATSADATARETDGLAKSGLAIFKESAEASQQMSSALNDAARVVLTLKEQSVQINDVIEVIRGVSEQTNLLALNAAIEAARAGESGRGFAVVADEVRMLAARTQDSTKEIQEIIEQLQLQSGLANDSMQESLNMLERNNELTQRANDALVGITEAVANINDSNAQVATAAEEQSQVTQDINRNVVNMSELVNQNVAGISQSASASNELSHLAEKQKAQLSFFRL, encoded by the coding sequence ATGCAATTTTCTCTAAAAAACTTGTCCGTTCGAACCCAAGTTTTAGTTCCTGTTATGTTGACTGCACTGGCTTTGCTGGTTTCTCTTTGGATCACCAAAGACAAATTGCAAGCAGAGCAAGATGTCATCACTCATAACACCAATTCTCTGGTTTTCTACAAAGACACATTGGCAAAGATTGACGACGCGGTTTACCCGTTGCGAATTAGCGCGGTTTATGCCATTTACGATGCGAACCGTCGCGATGCATTTCTAGCGCAACTGAAGCAAGGTGCCAAAGAGATCAATCTGGATTTGGATCAGATGGCGAAGCAGGGCGACTTCCGCACAGAAGCGGCTGAAGTGCGTAAAGCGATCAACAACTACATCGACTATTCGACCAGCGCGGTGAGCTTCTTTGGTCGCCATGATCAAGGCACTGTCTCGGCGGCAGAATACAACCGCTTTATCGCGGATTACCGCAAAGTGGGCGATGACATGGTATCGGCTATCAACGCGATGTCGCAGAAGGTGAACCGTGTCGCTTCTGAAACCATGGCGAAAAGTAACCGTGATAACGTTCATGTACAAAACATGGCAACCATTACGGTCCTTGGTGTGTTGGCGCTCTCCTTGTTGGTGGCATGGTTCCTCTCTGGCATGATTGTGACACCGGTGATCAAGTTACAAGCGGTGATGCGTGAACTCTCACAAGGTAACCTTTCTGTTCGTGCAGACGTCGATGGCGACAATGAAATTGCACATCTCAGCAAAGATGTGAATACCACAGCGAGCCAGTTGCACAGCACGGTAGAACACCTGATCCGTATTTCTGAAGAAGTGGCATCAGCATCAACAGAGCTTGCCGCTGTCATGACACAATCTGAAGCAAACGCGCAACAAGAGTTGGCGGAAATTGAACAAGTCGCTTCAGCAGTGAACGAGCTTGCAAGTACCGCGAACAACGTTAGCGATAACGCGACTTCAGCAGATGCAACCGCTCGTGAGACAGACGGTTTGGCAAAATCCGGTTTGGCTATCTTTAAAGAGAGTGCTGAAGCAAGCCAACAGATGTCATCAGCACTGAACGATGCTGCGCGCGTGGTACTGACCTTGAAAGAACAATCCGTTCAGATCAACGATGTGATTGAAGTCATTCGTGGCGTTTCTGAACAAACCAACCTGCTCGCACTGAATGCGGCAATTGAAGCTGCCCGTGCGGGTGAATCTGGCCGTGGTTTTGCGGTAGTGGCAGACGAAGTACGTATGTTGGCGGCTCGTACACAAGATTCTACCAAAGAAATTCAAGAGATCATTGAGCAGCTTCAACTGCAATCTGGCCTAGCCAATGACAGCATGCAAGAGAGCTTGAACATGCTAGAGCGCAACAACGAATTGACTCAACGAGCGAATGATGCTCTGGTTGGTATTACTGAAGCTGTCGCGAACATCAATGATTCGAATGCACAAGTGGCAACGGCAGCAGAAGAACAATCACAAGTGACACAAGACATCAACCGCAACGTCGTGAACATGTCTGAACTGGTGAACCAAAACGTAGCGGGCATCAGCCAAAGCGCCAGCGCGAGTAACGAACTCTCTCATCTAGCGGAAAAACAAAAAGCCCAATTGAGCTTCTTCCGTCTGTAA
- a CDS encoding flagellar brake protein — MNLPMAKLQGRNHALAPNHAQRLTSTFNSTDALAMIEHGSEITLNVTTPVGTKFLTTSLFVGSHSGNAMLVEIPQISEDDLKFYFQEGFWINVKALSHRGEGAIIHFRSQLTHRLGDPFPVLVLSVPSTMQVAQLRKETRYEVNLPAKAYVNDYKVECEIRDLSRGGCRFVTAPMSRTFTVGDEVSLEILLGKAGGPTLAPLKGKVCNLQRSTHYARYGVEFDDFGKHNAKNLLGHLKFDGTKLKLKH, encoded by the coding sequence ATGAATTTACCTATGGCTAAACTCCAAGGACGCAATCACGCATTAGCGCCAAATCATGCTCAGCGCTTAACGAGCACCTTCAACAGTACCGATGCGCTTGCAATGATTGAACATGGTAGTGAAATCACACTCAATGTAACGACGCCCGTTGGAACCAAATTTTTAACCACAAGCCTATTTGTTGGGTCACATTCTGGCAATGCCATGCTGGTTGAGATACCGCAGATTTCTGAAGACGATCTTAAGTTTTACTTCCAAGAAGGCTTTTGGATAAACGTTAAAGCCCTTTCTCACCGAGGCGAAGGCGCCATCATCCATTTTCGTAGTCAACTGACTCACCGTTTAGGCGACCCATTCCCCGTTCTCGTACTCAGCGTGCCAAGCACCATGCAAGTGGCTCAACTTCGCAAAGAGACACGCTACGAGGTTAACCTCCCAGCGAAAGCTTACGTTAATGACTATAAGGTGGAATGTGAAATTCGCGACCTCTCTCGTGGCGGGTGTCGCTTTGTCACGGCGCCAATGAGCCGAACTTTCACTGTGGGTGATGAAGTGTCATTGGAGATTCTACTCGGGAAAGCAGGTGGGCCAACCTTGGCACCACTGAAAGGAAAAGTCTGTAATTTACAGCGTTCAACGCATTACGCGCGTTACGGCGTCGAATTTGATGATTTCGGCAAGCACAATGCGAAAAACTTACTTGGTCATTTGAAGTTTGACGGAACCAAGCTCAAACTCAAACATTAG
- a CDS encoding PstS family phosphate ABC transporter substrate-binding protein, whose amino-acid sequence MKLINGCIATLAGLSLSAGAWAQESSRILVEQELMVVANDLIQSAELDITARKSADVQGAMIDNQARLGISSRKWLDSEIALFEHKYGYRPTELFFTSDVISIVVNQENPIGAVTIDELELIFGCHEQPELMQWNKILGEEYQTIKPVAVENELAKHLNFAKLVECESPQSSLTQFYPEREQLIDAIADDKNLMGYTVYAELESGVRRLDIINRNGERFDLNKETILSGRYPLSNVYYLYLNLPPNRHYLTDAEKYFVGLTLGEEGQETIAEHGFISLPPEAIHRNRVRLSLDAPIVYGGYK is encoded by the coding sequence ATGAAATTAATCAATGGTTGTATCGCTACATTGGCTGGGTTGTCGTTGAGTGCGGGGGCTTGGGCACAAGAAAGCTCGCGTATTTTGGTTGAACAAGAATTGATGGTGGTTGCTAACGATTTAATCCAATCGGCAGAGCTCGATATCACCGCGCGAAAAAGTGCCGATGTGCAAGGCGCAATGATCGACAACCAAGCGCGTCTGGGTATCAGTTCACGCAAATGGCTCGACAGTGAAATCGCCTTGTTTGAGCACAAATATGGCTATCGCCCGACGGAGCTTTTCTTTACCTCTGATGTTATTTCGATCGTCGTGAATCAAGAAAACCCCATCGGTGCGGTTACCATTGATGAATTGGAGTTGATCTTCGGTTGCCATGAGCAACCTGAACTCATGCAGTGGAATAAGATTCTTGGCGAAGAGTATCAAACCATCAAACCTGTGGCGGTGGAAAACGAACTGGCTAAGCATCTGAACTTCGCTAAGCTGGTGGAGTGTGAATCGCCTCAAAGCTCGCTTACCCAGTTTTATCCTGAGCGTGAGCAACTTATCGACGCGATCGCCGATGACAAAAATTTGATGGGTTATACCGTCTACGCAGAGCTTGAGAGTGGTGTGCGCCGCCTTGATATCATCAACCGCAATGGCGAGCGTTTTGACCTCAACAAAGAGACGATTTTGTCTGGCCGTTACCCATTGTCTAACGTCTATTATCTCTACCTTAATTTGCCACCCAATCGCCATTACCTCACCGATGCGGAGAAGTATTTCGTCGGTTTAACATTAGGCGAAGAGGGGCAGGAAACCATTGCAGAGCACGGTTTTATTAGTTTGCCACCAGAGGCGATTCACCGTAATCGAGTCCGCCTCTCGCTTGATGCGCCAATTGTGTATGGTGGCTACAAATAG
- a CDS encoding S41 family peptidase codes for MRIQRFTANSIALVLLASLSNPSLAQESVATTTTNSQPTWLRDIALSPDGQRIAFTYAGQIWLIASKGGEAIPLTSADSYSENPIWSPDGESIAFTTDRFGPGDVFLVSANGGDAKRLTYHFSKDVPYAFSPNGQEIYFRSSRIGDIESSVNNGFAGSASAQIYSVDVSGGREKLLLANPISSLSINGQTGEYLYTDLPSPMEQEWRKRDVSDAARDIWRFDPKTAKHTKLTNYRGEDRNAVWAEDGRSMYYLSERSGSFNVWQRVLSDPSAEPVQITQHEFLPVRFLSISQQGDLAYGYDGDIWFKGKDEADAKPLQVTIRQSFLSKGKRFVNLNHEATEIAVSPVAPEVAVVARGDVYVVSLLSGATKRVTKTPQAERYLSFSNDGLSLLYASERNGNWDVFHSYINDTGRSFSTSFDVVEEQLSDEAVDQTQPLYSPDGSKIAYRENSNSIKVYDIKNDSYHVLLDSSQLYSYVDQDLSYEWSPDSQYLVTRNRASYNADIVLLKADGSEKPLQITNTGFIEGEPKFSHDGQMIYWSTDRNSLREIDKWAVQSDIYLTVLNQEADFNWKKDDEQRWLEEERAADSGEEPGEQAPQETVVESKGLKHRTYRVTPYSMTPIFSYLSPDNQSLLVANLVGDEVEFTDINTQTGETNVLFTRSSEDVAAVKMEPDIETLVIIGAHGIEELHLPSGEGNYVDYQADANYDFRAEVEYIFDHAWRQTDTRFYDKGMHGVDWQGYGEAYKRYLPGIHNYQDFAELLSEMSGELNASHTGASYGRYQSTWSEPASLGLFYDDQYRGKGVRVKAVIPGGPADIYQSPIKAGSIIYSVDGIEVAPEMDIYPLLDNKAGKRVRLSVLKPGDKAAQSVLLVPTSLEQEAQLAYELWVEQRKALTEERSQGRLGYIHIPEMGPASYETLVNELFGEYNDKEGVIIDIRYNMGGNLHDQLMETLSGTRHSAQVTRDGYQLSTFPERRWAKPSIMLANAASYSDGSIVPYFYQREGIGQLVGERVPGTGTAVLWEPQQEQSLVYGIPQLGFKDDQGRWFENQEVVPDVLVYNSPEDIAKNYDRQLKVAIESLLAQLDKTQ; via the coding sequence ATGCGAATTCAACGTTTTACTGCCAACTCGATTGCATTGGTCTTACTGGCCAGTCTTTCAAATCCGAGCTTAGCTCAAGAAAGTGTTGCGACAACGACCACAAACTCTCAACCCACTTGGTTGCGAGACATCGCTTTATCGCCAGACGGTCAACGAATTGCGTTTACCTACGCAGGGCAGATCTGGCTTATCGCAAGCAAAGGGGGAGAAGCCATTCCTCTCACTTCTGCTGACAGTTACAGTGAAAATCCCATTTGGTCACCGGACGGGGAATCCATTGCGTTTACGACCGATCGCTTCGGGCCAGGTGATGTTTTTCTGGTGAGCGCAAACGGCGGAGACGCAAAGCGACTGACTTATCACTTTAGCAAAGATGTCCCTTATGCTTTTAGTCCGAATGGACAAGAAATCTATTTTCGATCGTCGCGGATCGGAGATATCGAGAGCAGTGTGAACAATGGCTTCGCGGGCAGCGCGTCAGCGCAGATATATTCAGTGGATGTGAGTGGCGGGCGTGAAAAGCTGCTGCTTGCCAATCCAATCAGCAGTTTGTCGATTAATGGGCAAACAGGCGAGTATCTCTATACCGATTTGCCGTCACCGATGGAGCAAGAGTGGCGTAAACGTGATGTCTCCGATGCTGCGCGCGATATCTGGCGCTTTGACCCTAAAACGGCTAAGCACACAAAACTGACCAATTATCGTGGTGAAGACCGTAACGCGGTGTGGGCTGAAGATGGCCGCTCTATGTACTATTTGTCTGAGCGTTCAGGCAGTTTTAATGTTTGGCAGCGCGTATTATCTGATCCGTCGGCTGAACCCGTACAGATAACCCAACACGAATTTTTACCCGTGCGTTTCTTATCGATTAGCCAGCAAGGTGATCTCGCCTATGGCTACGATGGTGATATTTGGTTTAAAGGCAAAGATGAAGCGGATGCCAAACCATTACAGGTGACTATTCGGCAATCCTTTCTCAGCAAAGGAAAGCGATTTGTTAACCTCAATCATGAAGCGACTGAAATTGCGGTTTCGCCGGTGGCGCCAGAAGTTGCCGTAGTCGCCAGAGGCGATGTATATGTGGTTTCTTTGCTCTCAGGGGCGACTAAGCGCGTGACCAAGACCCCGCAAGCAGAGCGCTATCTTTCTTTCTCAAATGATGGCCTTTCATTGCTTTATGCATCGGAGAGAAATGGCAATTGGGATGTCTTCCACAGCTACATCAATGATACGGGCAGAAGCTTTTCCACTTCGTTTGATGTGGTAGAAGAACAGCTCTCGGATGAAGCAGTTGATCAAACTCAGCCGCTGTATTCTCCAGATGGGAGCAAGATCGCCTATCGCGAAAACAGCAACTCGATCAAGGTGTATGACATCAAAAATGACAGCTATCACGTGCTGTTGGACTCTTCGCAACTCTATTCCTACGTTGATCAGGATCTGAGTTACGAATGGTCGCCAGATAGCCAATACTTGGTGACCCGTAATCGAGCCTCCTACAACGCTGATATTGTGTTGCTAAAAGCGGATGGCAGTGAAAAACCACTGCAAATTACCAATACCGGTTTTATTGAGGGTGAGCCGAAGTTCAGTCACGACGGGCAGATGATTTATTGGAGCACCGATCGAAATAGTTTGAGAGAGATCGACAAGTGGGCGGTGCAGTCAGACATCTATTTGACGGTTCTCAACCAAGAAGCGGATTTCAATTGGAAGAAGGACGATGAGCAACGTTGGCTCGAAGAGGAGCGCGCCGCGGACTCTGGCGAAGAGCCTGGCGAGCAAGCACCACAAGAGACCGTGGTGGAGAGTAAAGGGCTCAAGCATCGTACCTATCGGGTTACCCCGTATTCCATGACGCCAATTTTCAGCTACCTTTCTCCGGACAATCAATCCCTGTTGGTGGCAAACTTGGTTGGTGATGAGGTGGAGTTTACCGACATCAATACCCAAACAGGGGAAACGAACGTTCTGTTTACACGCAGTAGTGAAGATGTTGCCGCGGTGAAGATGGAGCCGGATATCGAAACCTTGGTGATTATCGGTGCGCACGGTATTGAAGAGTTGCATCTGCCAAGTGGTGAGGGCAACTATGTCGATTACCAAGCAGACGCTAATTATGATTTCCGTGCGGAAGTGGAATACATCTTTGATCACGCTTGGCGTCAAACAGATACCCGCTTTTATGACAAAGGCATGCATGGCGTGGACTGGCAAGGCTATGGCGAGGCGTATAAACGTTATCTGCCGGGGATTCATAACTACCAAGATTTTGCGGAGTTACTGAGTGAAATGTCTGGTGAGTTGAATGCGTCACACACCGGAGCAAGTTACGGTCGCTATCAGTCGACTTGGTCAGAGCCAGCGTCACTTGGGCTGTTTTACGATGACCAATACCGTGGCAAAGGGGTTCGTGTTAAAGCGGTGATTCCTGGTGGTCCTGCGGACATTTACCAATCGCCGATCAAGGCGGGCAGTATCATCTACTCTGTGGATGGTATAGAGGTGGCTCCGGAAATGGATATCTATCCACTGCTGGATAACAAAGCGGGTAAACGTGTTCGTTTAAGTGTGCTCAAACCGGGTGATAAAGCCGCGCAAAGTGTGCTGCTGGTGCCGACGTCGCTTGAACAAGAGGCTCAGTTGGCTTACGAACTGTGGGTTGAACAGCGCAAAGCACTGACCGAAGAACGCTCGCAAGGCAGACTGGGTTATATCCATATCCCCGAGATGGGACCGGCGTCCTACGAAACCTTAGTAAATGAGTTATTTGGTGAGTACAACGACAAAGAAGGGGTCATCATTGATATCCGCTACAACATGGGCGGGAACTTGCATGATCAACTGATGGAAACCCTTTCCGGCACGCGCCATAGTGCTCAAGTGACGCGTGATGGTTACCAGTTGTCGACATTCCCTGAGCGGCGCTGGGCAAAACCGAGCATCATGCTAGCAAACGCCGCTAGCTACTCCGATGGCTCGATTGTGCCATATTTCTACCAGCGTGAGGGGATTGGTCAGTTGGTGGGTGAACGAGTGCCAGGTACAGGAACGGCCGTGTTGTGGGAACCTCAACAAGAGCAGAGTTTGGTTTATGGCATTCCGCAGCTCGGCTTCAAAGATGACCAAGGTCGATGGTTCGAAAACCAAGAAGTGGTGCCTGATGTGTTGGTTTATAACTCACCAGAAGACATTGCGAAAAATTACGATCGCCAACTGAAAGTCGCGATTGAAAGCTTGTTAGCGCAATTAGATAAAACGCAGTAA
- a CDS encoding carbonic anhydrase gives MKKTVIAAVLATGLTAMGCHAAEWGYEGKHGPEHWGEIAKECAMGKNQSPIDIRQPTQADLKGLDLHYSGQVIALSNNGHTLQGSLSGKNVLDIDGKSFELKQFHFHTPSENLIQGKQYPLEAHFVHADKAGNLAVVAVMFESGSQNQALNSLIAKVPKAGEAVKLAQAFDVNDLIPVHAEYYRFNGSLTTPPCSEGVRWFVIKEASELSSTQTHVLMQAMGQNNRPVQPLNARVVLSKE, from the coding sequence ATGAAAAAAACAGTGATAGCTGCAGTGCTTGCAACCGGTCTAACGGCGATGGGATGCCATGCCGCCGAATGGGGTTATGAGGGTAAACATGGACCAGAGCACTGGGGAGAGATTGCCAAAGAGTGTGCGATGGGGAAAAACCAAAGCCCGATTGATATCCGTCAGCCAACACAAGCTGATCTCAAAGGCTTAGATTTGCACTATTCAGGCCAAGTGATTGCGCTAAGTAACAATGGTCACACATTACAGGGAAGCCTATCAGGCAAGAATGTACTGGATATTGACGGTAAAAGCTTTGAACTGAAGCAATTTCACTTCCATACGCCATCTGAAAACTTGATCCAAGGTAAGCAATATCCGCTAGAGGCGCACTTTGTGCATGCAGACAAAGCGGGCAACTTGGCGGTGGTTGCTGTGATGTTTGAGTCGGGTAGCCAAAACCAAGCGTTGAACTCGTTGATTGCAAAAGTGCCAAAAGCGGGTGAGGCAGTAAAACTTGCCCAAGCGTTTGACGTTAACGACTTGATTCCTGTGCACGCCGAGTACTATCGCTTTAACGGTTCACTCACTACGCCTCCTTGTAGCGAGGGCGTTCGTTGGTTTGTGATTAAGGAAGCCAGCGAGCTGTCGTCCACTCAGACGCACGTATTGATGCAGGCTATGGGCCAAAACAACCGTCCGGTTCAGCCGCTTAATGCTCGTGTTGTATTAAGCAAAGAGTAA